One window of Oncorhynchus keta strain PuntledgeMale-10-30-2019 unplaced genomic scaffold, Oket_V2 Un_contig_238_pilon_pilon, whole genome shotgun sequence genomic DNA carries:
- the LOC118381239 gene encoding uncharacterized protein LOC118381239: protein MAEEESEFQLEGFKQELKSLFVNRSSEEYGLQSKLYCVRFCKLVEVYSGRWQVPLPQLQVLQTALCSFVQASACFPSDCEHVCYTLSSLALSAFELLLFLNRNKILQDPLKKILDSFQECFSQLERHQNIHLLQVGQIIREKGPWTNPILQAILKDSQLPRDEVDRYLGSEVPIFFELRVRYLLSSEMFTEAVVLAKTCSQHPVAGRHLFFRQAYLTCLLKASLPRHMNEEMSDIDGQDAVDIVCNTESEESDETLLALCTAFLSQQLHRGDMYCMWDLVFIWSRLRLRVNPSKQAFLEESQRLLLSATNIRSIFSFIRVILAELGKDGLQFCVELCTHALQTNTCDAATKSLIYKTVAYLLPNDLEVCRACALLVFFLERTVEAYKTVFLLYTHPDQEYHVEAGPIGNHIRFEILQTLKRGLYFDPEFWNLLNLRTNCLKLMSEKKAALARMMMEDDGWVSNYCSTATKEPCCSWSADLSERVQPKHVEAKPAQKHVQIKPFHQVTAPKRRFQKEEKNHISTAPVAAKRVKAQRLEKTSVVESQRLPVNHVTTTKTEKLAEPPVIKRRGRKPGPKPGPRSSVKTTEPSAETTSVRRSFRQLDMAQENLAGQVGHRPHRHMTRLSEKKPPKRRGRKPRWLLEGTFQAENSAPRKGRRPGRKPQQKTQQTPVDKTNKTSRSGAAVKESTTKQKNAVTSQNKMAAARLTTPREQEGKRQKEIPPTNHLPAVSPAHDSKLEVSLPDNEVFGFFHEDYLSRQGLVTLNCDKSKAPIQAQYRVKDRLGEVFLLSAQNASLFIQQLHNYAQTREAEGVTLNTETCLLKATDVRPSLNPSCLPVPCDASRVFYQTSAVEMEVEVSSQTVTATDTTFTPQGGAVEHIESPKNEDGFSTDAQRTCIPSVLSVNVIVPNNTRRTTNTYVTNVPREPTEVTNVPREPTEVTNVPREPMEVTNVPKKRTASEVGEILESSRKSEVTDILKEAMDIANIGVDEAMVGDGGTGSVPGKETRQLVVLTPFCWLANTSMDAFAREFEKFAKGPDSDVVAKQQSVTPQTTGGVSRKTLETTRFCARHCQRLQKVIPTAVTVVLEDTSKITKVTPQDTTDIQENMDTRHTQLDIKGTSQNTEPEDIPMAAESFPRLTDETRQLEHPLKGTVGTPEFPVDSTQHNDTPQFTEDPPQNTQDIRQLAEDTLKVTFTEVTPQATEDRTKATVDTPEAVDTLPQNIEEDSSEGIEGSREVTVDSQEVTVDSQEVTVDSQEVTVDTFEHIEDALQIQNTADTLQFTVDAPMVSEEFTKDTRSATQNNGDTLRVPEETSQEPKDTSKVRRDTPMVSEDTLKVHVDTQKVPEDTPQNTQVNEDTSMVTEDTPQDTQYNSLVNPKVTESAHTPKVTPRVPEDTSQDSKDPSKVTENPPQDTPKFTKDNPTVSGDIGQTPGDGTPQENENSPLAYRCSLCNKVFKGKRVIAHAMYHFRRDQCMFCRMLFKNDLLAMMHLSQHIDKLKKGNLPPDIEEVRENCKAGMSDTPGRSTQRGRRGRKRIPVNSTESTPPDYRKLRSTNRISSINSSESTPPDRRKLRSNPNLLSTNRLSTDSQPSSDTKLATEESEGKQSTQRVNGQRGRRRVKVEGTEGDGDTQAEEQEEISGRQEEEHSALEQREEPVEIATSLAKTLTGEQGGTCSSPLTKFSEEEEKPCPSTLTKFSEEEEKPCPSTLTKFSEEEEKPCPSAKTMEDNTESQAVSVTQDRLSVSPLETSVQGKETPGSCPVEGCTEIFTGKRRSLLGHILDDHRGDAKPLETTFRHGNGKCNICKKPVLTLQHYQHHILWHKGIPRHPCLHDGCKARFSAATEMRNHAKTHQPLLAVCCFPGCRERLACLPELNRHELEHYRLPKEGKDESVSSTLVTNTTSVNVTKPCKTGRNKLRKMMQGVKRRWPLREKEGSAIDLTTKVTRKYDLTKTLKKTQVAKKRHVHRDTDPRTTDPSTASVKVTNRLRKLQVKRKWCVGKKMDAPNTPVTTSNEKAEQASKKLKMIQKVKKAWAVKRQNISEDNYTPTGPTTSTTITATEKVTKKLKIINKLKKMRVIKKPNVSKEKDTQLDPATDTKVTEKLEKTQLVKKPSVGKDPRKMSSVSTDEDTQPVPPTVTPKVTEKLPMVTEKLKKTRVLKKQRVKEPKRPVSKEPKRPVSKEPKRPVSKEPKGPVSKEPKGPVSKEPKGPVSKEPKGPVSKEPKGPVSKEPKGPVSKEPKGPVSKEPKGPVSKEPKGPQRTQEGLAKKPVKSKTSGPETHVNEVTEVVGSKSKEEDDKPLVETSDSTASNVCDQKMVNGHLKDITKESPKYQKSLNTSTVSKSKKCDPRNHKPATPKAPTNTPKAPTNTPKAPTNTPKAPTNTPKPPTNTPKAPTNTPKAPTNTPKAPTNTPKPPIKEETKNSTFFGKMNNRPYIRPPPTAYLDERYTTMPKRRKEMSWTPRFSPTRPDLVAEASGTTATPSVHRQRCAKCFLSFDRGEELQTHVSLKKCATLFGFDSDEDSSS, encoded by the exons ATGGCGGAAGAAGAGAGTGAATTTCAGTTAGAAGGTTTTAAACAAGAATTGAAGAGTTTATTTGTCAACAGGTCAAGTGAAGAATACGGACTTCAAAGCAAGTTATATTGTGTACGGTTCTGTAAG TTGGTGGAGGTGTATTCAGGACGATGGCAGGTACCCTTGCCACAGCTGCAGGTGCTCCAGACTGCTCTATGTTCCTTTGTCCAAGCCTCGGCCTGCTTCCCGTCTGACTGTGAACATGTATGCTACACACTGAGTAGCCTTGCCCT GAGTGCTTTTGAGCTCTTGCTGTTTTTGAACAGAAATAAGATCCTGCAGGATCCCTTGAAAAAAATCCTTGATTCGTTCCAG GAATGTTTTTCCCAGCTGGAGAGACACCAGAACATCCACCTGCTGCAGGTGGGACAGATCATCAGAGAGAAGGGACCGTGGACTAACCCCATACTACAGGCCATCCTGAAGGACTCACAACTGCCCCGGGATGAAG tgGACCGGTACCTAGGCTCAGAGGTGCCAATTTTCTTTGAGCTGCGTGTTCGTTACCTGCTGTCCAGTGAGATGTTCACCGAGGCGGTGGTCTTGGCTAAGACCTGCTCTCAGCACCCCGTTGCCGGGCGACACCTGTTCTTCCGACAGGCCTACCTCACCTGTCTGTTGAAGGCATCGCTCCCTCGCCATATGAACGAAGAG aTGTCTGACATCGACGGTCAGGACGCTGTGGATATCGTGTGTAACACAGAGAGTGAGGAGAGCGACGAGACGCTCCTGGCCCTGTGCACAGCGTTCCTCTCTCAGCAGCTACACCGGGGAGACATGTACTGCATGTG GGATTTGGTGTTCATATGGAGTCGACTCCGCCTGCGGGTCAACCCTTCCAAACAGGCCTTCCTGGAAGAGAGTCAGCGCTTGCTGCTGTCGGCCACCAACATCAGATCCATATTCTCTTTCATTAGAGTGATCCTTGCAGAG CTGGGAAAGGATGGTCTCCAGTTCTGTGTGGAGCTCTGCACCCACGCCCTCCAGACGAACACCTGCGACGCCGCCACCAAGTCCCTCATCTACAAGACGGTAGCCTACCTCCTCCCCAACGACCTGGAGGTCTGCCGGGCCTGCGCCCTCCTCGTCTTCTTCCTGGAACGCACCGTGGAGGCCTACAAAACGGTGTTCCTCCTCTACACGCACCCCGACCAGGAGTACCACGTCGAAGCCGGTCCCATCGGGAACCACATCCGCTTTGAGATCCTCCAGACCCTGAAGAGAGGTCTCTACTTCGATCCAGAGTTCTGGAACCTTTTGAATCTCCGGACCAACTGCCTGAAGCTGATGAGCGAGAAGAAGGCGGCGTTGGCGAGGATGATGATGGAGGATGATGGGTGGGTGTCCAACTACTGCAGCACCGCCACCAAAGAGCCCTGTTGCAGCTGGAGCGCTGACCTGTCAGAGCGTGTGCAGCCTAAACATGTAGAGGCTAAACCAGCACAGAAGCACGTTCAGATTAAACCCTTTCACCAGGTAACAGCGCCCAAAAGGCGGTTCCAAAAAGAAGAGAAGAATCACATTTCGACGGCGCCGGTAGCAGCCAAACGTGTCAAAGCTCAAAGGTTGGAAAAAACCTCTGTTGTCGAGTCGCAGCGGCTGCCTGTTAATCATGTGACGACGACGAAGACTGAGAAGCTGGCTGAACCCCCTGTAATAAAAAGAAGAGGGAGGAAGCCTGGGCCGAAGCCGGGACCGCGGTCATCTGTCAAAACAACAGAGCCCTCAGCCGAGACCACCTCTGTCAGACGGTCCTTCAGACAACTGGACATGGCGCAGGAGAACCTGGCCGGGCAAGTGGGTCACAGACCACATAGGCACATGACCAGACTCTCGGAGAAGAAACCTCCCAAACGGAGGGGTAGGAAACCCCGGTGGCTCCTGGAGGGTACGTTCCAGGCTGAGAACAGTGCTCCCCGGAAGGGTCGCCGACCGGGGAGGAAACCACAGCAGAAGACCCAGCAGACACCAGTGGACAAGACCAATAAGACCTCTCGGTCTGGTGCCGCAGTCAAGGAAAGCACAACCAAACAAAAGAATGCCGTGACCTCCCAAAATAAAATGGCGGCCGCTCGTCTAACAACTCCGAGGGAACAGGAAGGTAAACGTCAGAAGGAGATTCCTCCTACTAACCACCTACCAGCAGTATCTCCTGCTCATGACTCAAAGCTGGAGGTCTCCCTACCTGACAACGAAGTATTTGGGTTCTTCCATGAGGATTATCTCAGTAGGCAAGGACTGGTGACTCTAAACTGTGATAAATCGAAGGCACCAATCCAGGCACAGTATCGGGTGAAGGATAGACTCGGAGAGGTGTTTCTCCTTTCCGCTCAGAACGCCAGTCTCTTCATACAGCAGTTGCACAACTACGCCCAGACGCGAGAGGCGGAAGGTGTCACGTTGAACACTGAAACCTGTTTGTTGAAAGCGACAGATGTCCGTCCCTCCCTAAACCCGAGTTGTCTGCCGGTGCCGTGTGACGCTTCGAGGGTATTTTACCAGACGTCTGCAGTGGAAATGGAAGTTGAGGTCTCCTCACAAACTGTCACTGCGACTGACACGACTTTCACACCACAAGGTGGCGCTGTCGAACACATCGAAAGTCCCAAGAATGAGGACGGATTCTCTACCGATGCTCAGCGAACATGTATtccatctgttctctctgtgaaTGTAATTGTTCCTAATAACACAAGAAGAACAACAAATACATATGTAACTAATGTTCCAAGAGAACCAACGGAAGTTACGAATGTTCCAAGAGAACCAACGGAAGTTACGAATGTTCCAAGAGAACCAATGGAAGTTACGAATGTTCCAAAAAAGCGAACCGCTTCTGAAGTCGGGGAGATTCTAGAATCGTCCAGGAAGTCCGAAGTTACCGATATTCTGAAAGAGGCTATGGATATAGCAAACATTGGTGTGGATGAAGCAATGGTGGGGGACGGTGGAACTGGCAGCGTCCCTGGAAAGGAAACTCGGCAGCTTGTTGTTCTTACTCCTTTCTGCTGGCTGGCTAATACCTCAATGGATGCGTTTGCGAGAGAGTTTGAAAAGTTTGCCAAGGGTCCGGATTCTGATGTTGTCGCAAAGCAACAGTCGGTGACACCACAGACCACAGGTGGTGTCTCGCGCAAAACGTTGGAGACGACACG GTTTTGTGCGAGACACTGTCAACGTCTCCAAAAAGTCATCCCTACGGCCGTCACAGTGGTCCTTGAGGACACTTCAAAAATAACCAAAGTCACCCCACAGGACACTACAGACATCCAGGAAAACATGGACACTCGACACACCCAACTGGACATTAAAGGTACCTCACAAAACACGGAGCCGGAGGATATCCCAATGGCCGCTGAGAGCTTCCCACGGCTCACTGATGAGACCCGGCAGCTTGAGCACCCTCTGAAAGGCACTGTGGGTACTCCAGAGTTCCCTGTGGACTCGACACAGCACAATGACACCCCTCAGTTCACTGAAGACCCCCCACAGAATACACAGGACATAAGACAACTCGCAGAGGACACCCTGAAGGTCACTTTCACTGAGGTCACCCCACAGGCTACTGAGGACCGCACAAAAGCCACGGTGGATACTCCAGAGGCTGTGGACACACTAccacagaacatagaggaggacagCTCGGAGGGAATTGAGGGAAGCCGGgaagttactgtagacagccagGAAGTCACTGTAGACAGCCAGGAAGTCACTGTAGACAGCCAGGAAGTCACTGTAGATACCTTTGAGCACATTGAGGACGCCCTACAAATTCAAAACACTGCAGACACCCTACAGTTCACAGTGGATGCCCCAATGGTCTCTGAAGAGTTCACCAAGGACACACGTAGTGCCACACAGAACAATGGGGACACCCTAAGAGTCCCTGAAGAGACGTCACAGGAACCCAAAGACACCTCAAAGGTCAGGAGAGATACCCCGATGGTCTCTGAGGACACCCTTAAAGTACATGTGGATACTCAAAAGGTCCCAGAGGACACCCCACAGAACACACAAGTCAATGAAGACACCTCAATGGTTACTGAAGACACCCCACAGGACACACAGTACAATTCACTGGTCAACCCGAAAGTCACTGAAAGTGCTCACACTCCAAAGGTCACCCCAAGAGTCCCTGAAGACACGTCACAGGACTCCAAAGACCCCTCAAAAGTCACTGAAAACCCTCCACAGGACACCCCAAAATTCACAAAGGACAACCCAACTGTCTCTGGGGATATCGGACAAACTCCTGGAGATGGCACCCCACAGGAAAATGAGAACAGCCCACTGGCATATCGCTGTAGTCTCTGCAACAAGGTTTTCAAAGGCAAACGTGTTATTGCCCACGCCATGTACCACTTCCGCAGGGACCAATGTATGTTCTGTAGGATGCTGTTCAAAAACGACCTGCTCGCTATGATGCATCTGTCCCAGCACATCGACAAGTTGAAAAAAGGAAACCTACCGCCTGATATTGAGGAGGTCCGTGAGAACTGTAAAGCTGGGATGTCAGACACGCCTGGACGCTCAACGCAGAGGGGGAGACGGGGACGCAAGAGGATCCCTGTAAACTCCACAGAGTCAACACCTCCGGATTACAGGAAGCTACGGTCCACCAATAGGATCTCCTCTATAAACTCCTCGGAGTCAACTCCACCGGATCGCAGGAAGCTACGGTCTAACCCTAATCTACTGTCGACCAATAGGCTCTCAACTGACTCTCAACCTTCATCAGATACTAAACTCGCAACAGAAGAGTCTGAAGGCAAGCAGTCGACCCAGAGGGTcaatggacagaggggcagaagacGCGTTAAGGTTGAAGGAACTGAGGGTGATGGCGATACTCAGGCAGAGGAACAAGAAGAGATCAGTGGGAGGCAAGAGGAGGAGCACTCGGCTCTGGAACAGAGGGAAGAACCCGTGGAGATCGCTACTTCTCTGGCGAAGACATTGACAGGTGAACAAGGGGGaacctgctcctctcctctgacaaagttttcggaagaagaggagaaacCCTGTCCCTCTACTCTGACAAAGTtttcggaagaagaggagaaacCCTGTCCCTCTACTCTGACAAAGTtttcggaagaagaggagaaacCCTGTCCCTCGGCAAAGACCATGGAGGACAACACAGAATCTCAGGCTGTATCGGTAACACAGGATAGGCTTTCAGTTTCACCTCTAGAGACCTCAGTTCAGGGTAAGGAGACTCCCGGCAGCTGCCCTGTGGAGGGATGCACAGAGATATTCACTGGAAAACGGCGTTCTCTCCTCGGACATATTCTGGACGATCACCGCGGCGACGCCAAACCCTTGGAAACGACGTTCCGTCACGGGAATGGCAAATGCAATATTTGCAAGAAACCCGTTTTGACTTTACAGCATTACCAGCACCACATTTTATGGCACAAAGGAATTCCCAGGCATCCCTGTCTACATGATGGATGTAAAGCCCGGTTCAGTGCAGCGACAGAAATGAGGAACCACGCGAAGACCCATCAGCCGCTCCTGGCAGTGTGCTGCTTCCCAGGTTGTCGGGAGCGCTTGGCTTGTCTTCCGGAGCTGAACCGCCACGAACTAGAACACTATCGTCTTCCAAAGGAAGGGAAGGATGAATCGGTTTCCTCTACCCTCGTCACCAATACCACCTCTGTTAACGTGACTAAACCGTGTAAGACGGGGAGGAATAAGCTACGGAAGATGATGCAGGGTGTTAAGAGACGATGGCCTcttagagaaaaggagggatcgGCAATTGACCTCACTACTAAGGTAACCAGGAAGTATGACTTGACCAAGACGTTAAAGAAAACACAGGTCGCGAAGAAACGGCATGTTCATAGAGACACGGATCCTCGTACTACTGACCCCTCTACCGCCTCTGTAAAGGTAACAAATAGGTTGAGGAAATTGCAGGTTAAGAGGAAATGGTGTGTTGGTAAGAAAATGGACGCTCCAAACACTCCCGTCACCACGTCCAATGAAAAAGCTGAGCAAGCGAGCAAGAAGTTAAAGATGATTCAAAAGGTAAAGAAAGCGTGGGCTGTAAAGAGACAGAACATTAGCGAAGACAATTATACCCCAACTGGTCCAACCACCTCCACCACGATTACCGCCACTGAAAAAGTTACCAAAAAGCTAAAAATTATAAACAAGTTGAAGAAAATGCGAGTTATTAAGAAACCGAACGTTAGCAAAGAAAAAGATACCCAACTGGATCCAGCTACCGACACAAAAGTGACAGAAAAGTTAGAGAAAACGCAACTTGTAAAGAAACCGAGTGTTGGAAAAGACCCCAGGAAGATGTCAAGCGTTAGCACAGACGAGGACACCCAACCTGTTCCTCCCACCGTCACTCCGAAAGTCACCGAGAAATTACCCATGGTGACCGAGAAGTTAAAGAAAACACGAGTTCTAAAGAAACAAAGAGTTAAGGAACCCAAGAGGCCTGTTAGCAAAGAACCCAAGAGGCCTGTTAGCAAAGAACCCAAGAGGCCTGTTAGCAAAGAACCCAAGGGGCCTGTTAGCAAAGAACCCAAGGGGCCTGTTAGCAAAGAACCCAAGGGGCCTGTTAGCAAAGAACCCAAGGGGCCTGTTAGCAAAGAACCCAAGGGGCCTGTTAGCAAAGAACCCAAGGGGCCTGTTAGCAAAGAACCCAAGGGGCCTGTTAGCAAAGAACCCAAGGGGCCTGTTAGCAAAGAACCCAAGGGGCCT CAAAGAACCCAGGAAGGCCTAGCAAAAAAACCTGTGAAGTCAAAGACCTCTGGTCCAGAGACACATGTTAATGAAGTCACAGAAGTGGTAGGAAGTAAATCAAAGGAAGAAGATGATAAACCATTGGTGGAAACATCAGACTCAACAGCTAGCAATGTCTGTGACCAGAAGATGGTTAACGGACACTTAAAGGACATCACTAAAGAATCGCCAAAATACCAGAAAAGTCTTAATACGAGTACAGTTTCCAAATCCAAGAAATGTGACCCACGAAATCATAAACCCGCTACTCCCAAAGCCCCTACAAATACTCCCAAAGCCCCTACAAATACTCCCAAAGCCCCTACAAATACTCCCAAAGCCCCTACAAATACTCCCAAACCCCCTACAAATACTCCCAAAGCCCCTACAAATACTCCCAAAGCCCCTACAAATACTCCCAAAGCCCCTACAAATACTCCCAAACCCCCTATCAAGGAGGAAACGAAAAACTCAACTTTCTTTGGGAAGATGAACAACAGGCCATACATCCGGCCTCCACCCACGGCTTACCTAGACGAGCGTTACACCACCATGCCAAAACGCAGGAAAGAGATGTCCTGGACCCCTCGCTTCTCTCCGACGCGCCCGGACCTCGTGGCGGAGGCGTCGGGGACCACGGCGACACCGTCCGTCCATAGGCAGCGCTGTGCCAAGTGTTTCTTGTCCTTCGACAGAGGAGAAGAGTTGCAGACGCACGTCTCGCTGAAGAAGTGCGCAACCCTTTTCGGCTTTGACTCAGACGAGGACA GTAGCTCGTGA